The sequence below is a genomic window from Sulfuracidifex metallicus DSM 6482 = JCM 9184.
CACGAACAGCATATATGTCTCCTTTTATGTCCATCACGAGGAGGGAATATGCACCATCGGCAACTTCCATGAAGTGCCTTATTGCCTCAATCAGTGTCTTGCCTTCCTTTACCTCCTTTGAAATGAAGTCTAAGATAAATGAGGTATCTGTAGGATAGTTCCCAAACTTGAAGAAATTAGTTATGGTTCCATTAAAGGCAACTGTAACGTATCCGTCGCTCATTGGTTGTGCCTCGCTTATGTCGGATACTCCTGACGTGGAATATCTCACGTGACCTATGGATGAAGTTGTATAGGATAGAATTATTGCTTTGTCTATAGCCTCTTCCACTAATCCTAATCCCCTATTCAGCTTAACCTTTCCAGCTTCTAAGTAGGATATACCAGCTGATTCCTCTCCTCTATGCTGAAGCAGCTTTAGTCCCTCGTAGGTTAGCTTTAATGGAAGAGGAGAGGCCGAGCTTACAGCTATAACTCCACAGTGTTCCTTAAGGTACATTCAACATCTCCTCTAGATATTTAACAAACTTTTCAGCTTCCTTTGAGAGGTCATATTTCTCCCTTAGGTGTAGGGTGTAACTTTCGTCGTTCACTTCGCCTATAACCTTGGCGACAATCCCTCTGCTTGAAGCTGATTGAATTACCTTTTCAGGATCTTGAGTCGCAACGATAAACCTGCCGCTTCCCTCAGATAGCATTCTAACTAAGTCGTTTTTATTGTCGCTTTCTATTGATTCCAAATTTAACTTAACTCCATATCCCTTTACAATAATTGGAAATATGGCAGTCAGAAGACCACCCCTGGATATGTCTTTGATGAACGGATACCTTAGCTTCATTACGACCTCAGAAGAGAGAAGATCCTCGTGAAGTCTTGCCCTCTGAAGTCTGCCTCTGAATCCCAAAACCCTCGAAGCTAAAGTCCCGTCCATCTCGTTTCTGGCAATACCTATATGGACTAACACTTGACCAGACTTTACTGAGGGTCTAATTGGTTCCCTTTCCAATAGACCTGCCATCACTATTAGTGGCGTGTGTTTTATTGGCTTTCCATCCTTGTTTTCGTTGTAAAATGAAACCTTTCCGCCCACAATTGGAACATCAAATACCTTCGACGCTTCAGAAATGCCCCTTATTGCCTCGATGAAGGCACCGTAAACCTTTGGTTTCCTCGGGTCGCCGAACTGAAGATGGTCCACAGCAACAATTCCCTTTCCTCCCACTGTGGCTAAGTTCCTATATGCCTCCGCAAATATCATCTTCCCGCATTCATAGGGATCTGACGCGCAGAGGTCAGGGTTAGCATCTCCCTTAATTGCGAGATACTTACCGTTGGGCAAAAGGATTACAGCCGCATCTGCCTCTCCCGGTTTTATTACAGTTGAAGTTCCTACCTCGTAATCGAATTGAGAATATGCCCATTCCTTACTTGTCACGTCTGGGTGAGAAAGCAATCTTCTGATTACTCCTTCTGTCAATTGAGGTAAATCCTCAGAGTTGGGTTTATCCTCGTAAGAGAAATCCCACACGAATCTCGGAGGCGTGAGAAGGAATTCGCTGGGTAACGTTACAATTTCTTTACCTTCGTATATGAACCTTATCATATGATCTTCGGTTGTTCTCCCTATTACAGTACAAGGATATTTGTCCCTGAAGAAAGGTTCACAGATCTCATCTACTAGTTCAGGTTTCACTGCGAAGAGCATCCTCTCCTGGGTTTCTGATATCATTATATCTTCGGGTCTCATGCCCTTAACTCTAAGCGGAACCTTGTCAAGCTCCACAACTGCCCCTAAACCGTTGGCCATCTCTGTCACTGCAACTGCTAAGCCTCCTCCTCCCAAGTCTTTGATTGCCTCAACTTTAGTAGCTATTTCCAGAGTTGAGTCTATGTTGATCTTTCCAGCGAAGGGATCAGCTATCTGTACCGCGCCTATTTCGTCCTCCCCACTTAGCTTACGTGATGCAAACGAGGCCCCTCCTAGACCATCTATGCCAGTAAGACCCGTTAACACTAAACTTAACCCAGGCTCAGTGACTACGCTTGGAACTATTCTATCTTTCTTTACTACGCCTAAGCATGCAATATCAATCAACGGATTATCATCATATGTTGAATCGAAGGATAACTCTCCTCCAACTACAGGAACACCGACGCTGTTACCGTAGAATCCTATTCCCTTTATTATGTTCCTCAGTAGCCATCTGTTTCTTTCCTTGTTGAGTTCTCCTATCCTTATCATGTCCAATAGAGCTATGGGATAAGCTCCCTTGCTTATAATATCCCTTATAATTCCTCCCACACCAGTCGCCGCACCGTTGAAGGGATCTATTGCAGAGGGATGGTTGTGACTCTCTACCTTTAGAACTAGAGCATAGCCATCTCCTATGTCTACTGCACCAGCGTCCTGCCAATCTTCAATTCCCATCACAACCCTTTCTCCAGTACTTGGAAGGCTTCTCAAAAAGAACTTAGAAGATTTATAAGAGCAATGCTCTGACCATACTGCGTCCAATACACTCCATTCTTCCTTTGATGGCTCCCTTCCTAGCCTCTCTCTTATCGTCCTCTTCTCCTCTTCGAATAAGGTCATTTCACTATCCCCCTCAAAATTAGAAGCCCATCTGGATTGCCAAAGGGAGATATGTTGGAAAAAGATGCTCTTTCTGGATGTGGCATCATACCTATTACGTTCCCTGCCTCGTTTGACACTGAGGCAATGTTCATAACTGAACCGTTGGGATTGTATTCCTCACTTACGTCCCCTCTCTCTGACGAATAAATCAGAATAGGCTTAACCCTTTCTAATCTCTCGTGATAGTATCTTCCCTCAGCATGAGCTATTGGTAACCTCAGAACTCTGCCCTTTAGTCCCTTAGTTAGAGGAGTTCCATCGTCGATAACCTTCACGAATACCCATTTACTTACAAACCTACGATTAATGTTCTCGAGCAAAGCCCCTTCTAAAAGTCCACTCCATACCAGTATTTGAAAACCGTTACAAATTCCGAGAACTACTTTTCCTTCATCAGACATTTCTTTAACTCCTCTCATAGCCTCGCTGCTGGAGGCTATTGCCCCGGCCGTTAAGTAGTCACCGTAGCTGAAACCTCCAGGGAGAACGACGGAGTCGAACTCATCAGGATCGAATCGGTCGTGCCTAACTACCTGAGGATTACCGCCAGCTTCCCTCAATGCCTTCACCACGTCTAGCTCACACGTAGTCCCTGGGAATTTTAAAACAGCAATTTTCTTACCTTCCAATTGACCTCACTTTTACCTGATGTATTATAGGGTTGTAAAGTCTGGCTTTGTCTGCAATCATTTTCACCTTTTCCATTGCCTCAGTCTCGCTCTCTGCATCAATTCTGAAAAGAAGATATTTCCCTGCCCTAACTTCGGATACGCTACCATCTACCTTGTCAACTGCGTACATTTTTATGCTCTCGCCTTCAGGATCCCTAACGTTCTCCTTTGTTGTTATAATCATTTCAATTTCATAAATCAATTTGAGATCAGCCTCAAGAACTCCTGATACCTTGACTTAACCTTTTCCAAGCTTTCGCCGCGTCTATAGAGATCCTTGTCGTAAATATCTCCATTAGGAGATCTAACCCTCATGCTATCCAAGGATATCTCATCTCCTACTATCATCTCGCCGTCGATTCTGCCGAACTCAAGCTTAAGGTCGAATAGGATTAATCCCCTTTTCTTTATGTAGTCTGAAATCACATTTATTGCTCTCTTTATGATTTCTTCAGATTCATTTGCTTCCTTTCTATTCATCAATTTAAAATACTCCATATGAGAATAATTAAGAAGAGGATCGTGCCTTGCATCATCCTTCAGGAAGAACTCAACTATCGGAGGATTGAAGACTTCTCCTTCTTTTATTGGAAGCCTCTTGACTATGCTTCCAGTAGCTATGTTCCTCGCAACTACCTCAACTGGTATCATTGACAGCTTCTTTACTATCATCGTCCTTTCGTCTTTCATCCCTACATAATGAGTTTTGATTCCTTCCTTTTCAAGGAGACGAAATAATATCGCTGAGGTCTGAGCGTTAAGGATACCCTTACCTTCCATTTCGTCCTTCTTTAGTCCGTCTCCCGCTGTTATTGAATCCTTGAACTTCAATAAAACATGATCTTCATCCATGTCAAAAACTTCTTTTGTCTTCCCTTCCCCTAACTTTTCCCCCATATCCGCTTTAACTTGGACAAGTTAAAAAGATTCACTAATTTAAGGTGAGTATTTACTTGCACAAGTAAAAATTGATTTATTTATTAGTTCCATGAGGGGGATGTATGTCAAGTCAGATAGATCAAATAACAATAGATGAGCTATCAAAGGTCAAACTAATTGTAGGCTTAGTCAAAAATGCCGAAAGAATAGAAGGAACTAGACTCCTCAAATTAGTCGTGGACATAGGAAGTGAAGAGAGACAGATAATATCTGGGATAGCTGAGTTATATACGGCTGAGGAAATGGTGGGTAAAAAGGTAATTCTCGTGGCTAACCTAAAGCCTAGAACAATAAGAGGTTACGAAAGCCAAGGAATGATATTAGCTGCGGGCTGTAAGGAGGATGAACAGAAAGGAATTAGACCTAGACTTCTAACTGTAGATGGGGAAGTTCCCCCTGGAACGACAATATGTTAACTCCCTTCGAAAGGGTTCCTGTTCCGCCTGAAGTGGACGATGTAATTGAAATAGTCCTTAATAGGCTTCCCAAGATAGGAGGAAAGACCGTAAAGGAAAGGGAAATAAACAGGCTATTAACCTACATAAATCAAGTCGAGAAGTATAGCACTTTCGTAAATAAATTCCCCAGAATAGAGAAATTGCATCCATTCTATAGAGAGAGTATTGAAATATTAGCTGACATCGATAGAATAAAGATCTGTTTGTTCAATACCAAGAGGACTGCTGATCTAGCTATGAGGGCATTGAGGGAAGGCATTCAAAAGATAAAGTCATCGGATGAGGATCAAGCCAATGAAATAATGAGGAAAACTTTCGGCAGAACATCGTCTATACTTAGAAAGAATAGAGAATGTACTTCCTTCCTCATAAAGGTCATAGTTCAGCTTAAGAAGATGATGACAGTAGATCCAAAGCTACCTACTGTAATCGTTGCTGGCTCTCCTAATGTAGGAAAATCGACTCTGATATCCAGGATAACTCGGGCTAAGCCTGAGATAGCCAATTACCCCTTTACTACTAAGGATATTCATGTAGGTCACATTAGAGAAGGAGACGCTTTAATACAGTTCATAGACACGCCTGGAATATTGGACAGACCTAACTCTGAGAGAAACCAAATAGAACTGAAAAGTATAAACGCGCTTAGGAACCTAAGCGGAATTACGGTCTTCATGTTCGACGTGTCACCTTTCTCTTACTATGGGGTAGACGATCAGTTTTCTTTATATAAAGAGGTTAGATCGTTAAGTGGAAAGAAGGTTATACCAGTAATAAATAAAATTGATGAAAAGGATGAAACATATTATCAATCGTTAATGAAATTGATTAATAATGCAGTGGAGATTAGCGCAGAGAAAGGTATAGGATTAGAAGAGCTAAAAAGGGAAATCTTAAAAGCACTAGGGATACCTCTCAACCGTGGATTACTGGATAATTGAGATATTTACTTCAATCCAAGGAGAAGGGGATGTCATAGGCACTCCATCTAACTTCATTAGACTTGCTAAATGTAACCTGAGATGCGTCTGGTGCGATACCACATACTCATGGGAGAAAGGAACTAGGATGACATTAGATGAAATTATGGCACAAATCAACAATAACGTTAAAACTACTACAATAACAGGTGGAGAGCCTCTGCTGCAGGACATATTTCCGTTGGTAAGGAGGTTAAAGGAAGAAGGACATAAGGTAATCGTTGAAACTAATGGCACAATACCTCCTAAGAAGGAACTTCTGGAACTAGTCGACGTTTTCTCAGTTTCACCAAAGCTAAGGAACAGCGGTCACAAACTGAGTTATGATAAGGTAGAATGGGCTACGTACTACAAATTTGTTATATTAAACGAGGAGGACTTAAAGGAAGTTTCCAGCTTCGTTAGTCAAAGGCGAATAGATCCCAAAAAGGTTATAGTACAACCTGATGGAAGAAGAGAGGACTACGTTAATGCGTTAAGGGAATTATCAACTCAAGTTATGAACCTCGGTCTTCCCTTCAGAGTCCTCCCTCAACTTCACAGAATCATTTCCGTCAGATAATATGGCTTGCCTTAACTCCTCCATTTTTCTTTTTCCTTCATTCAAAATCTCAATAGAGGTATTTACCAAGGTTTTGAGATAGTCATCTGTTATAAGTTCCTCCTTCCTTTCACGTAGTAAGTGGACTATCTTTATGCCAGTCCTCAATTCAACCAATATTCCTTTATAATTCTTAGAAAGTATTGCAGAATGCTTGTAGCCTACTGATCTAGCTACCCTCAAGATATCCCATGCCTCTTCCTCATCCCTAGTATAGACGTGAACTATTGGACCTTGAACAACCAACCATAATCTCCAGGCTTGGCCATGCCCAAGGATCTCCTTGAAGTCGTTTATTGTAGTTCCCAAATGGTTCTTGTAAATAATGCTGGAGTGTTTTCTAGACCAAGGAAGCATAGAATCAATAATAGTTATCCTTCCACTACAACTACTTTGAGTATATGCTTTCTCGCGTTTTCTGAAAGCCTCTAGAAGAGGGAATATGTCAGGATCTAAGTATCCTATTTCCTTATCCCTGAATATTCTTTCCCAAGCGTTCTCTCTTAATTGTTCCCACTCATCCATGTAGATACGCTTTAGATGGCAGATAAAAAACTTATAAATGAGTTCTCTCTGCTACTTTAACAGTGTCTTTAAGGGAAGTTCTAGATAGGTTTCTAAAGGACGAGGAAGATATAATATATATAAAGAACATTAATCCTGACGAATTCAAGGAGAATGAAATTCCCTTAGGTACGACAGTAATCATGGAAGTAAAAGGAAGGAGAAGGTTAATGGACCTTGGACTCCTCTCTATCATTTATAATAGATGTAATGGAATTAACTTCGTAAAGGATTACCTGAACCTTAACTATTCCTTGGAGGACATTCATAAAAAATACAAAGTTTATACTGAATTAGAATATTTCTCACTTTACTGTCCACCTATGCATGTAGACGGGGATTTCTCAGAAGTTGCAGTGAGGCTCAAAGCCTATATACTATCTAGAGAGAATTGTTAGCTATGGACTTTGACGTAGCGGTCATTGGTGGAGGGGTAGGCGGGCTTGCTGCAGCTGTTAGGGCTGCGGAGGCAGGTAAAAAGGTAGCTATAGTCGAAAAAGATCAATTGGGAGGTGAATGCATAAATAGAGCTTGCATACCTTCCAAGACTTTAATTGACGCAGTTAAGCTGTTATCTAGAACTGAAAGGGCAAATTGGATAAAGAAAGGTAATGACAGCGAATTGTCCCTAGATTACAACGCTTTAAACGCGTATAAAACTCAAATAATAGATAGAATCAGACTAAACCTTCAGAGAACCCTTGAAAAATATAGTGTAACAGTAATAAACGGCAAGGGAGAGGTCCAGCATGAAGGTGAAGTCAAAGTTGGCAACAAGACAATTACCACAGATAAGATGATTATATCTACTGGATCTGTTCCTATCTCCATCCCAGATTTCCCTCTTAACGGAAAAAACGTCTTAGACCCTTGGAGTGCAATGAACTTGCCTTACGTCCCGCCAAAGGTCATAATTGTAGGGGGAGGAGTTGCAGGCGTTGAGCTAGCAACCTTGTTTAGAGCTATGGGAAAGGAAGTTACCATTCTAGAGTTAATGCCAAGACTCCTTCCAGTTCCAGGCTTGGACAAAGACGTAGCTTCCACAGTTAAGTCTAGACTTGAAGAGAAGGGGATCAAAATCTACCTGCAAGCTAAGTCTAAGGTTACGAGTTCAGATGGAAAGGTTAGGTTCCACGTAGAGACACCTTCTTCTACCGAGGATGTTGAGGGAGATTTAGCAGTGATAACCATAGGAAGGAAAGCAGTAACGGATGGGATTGACCTTAACTCAATAAAGGTTAACGTAGACAAGAGAGGTTACATCATAACCAATGAGAAGGCAATGACGTCTAATCCTAAAGTATATGCAGTAGGAGACGTAACTGGTGTTCCTCAATCTGCAACTAAGGCATGGAAACAAGGATTAGTTGCAGGAGACAATCTTACCGGAAGATCATCCTCCATGCCAAAATACATGCCGCTCTCTATATTTGCAGATCTGGAAATAGGAAGCGTGGGTAAGAGTATAGACGATCTTAAGGCTGAAGGTGTAGACGGAAAGGAAATATTGGTTAAAATGGAGGATATACCAAGGGCTTGGACTCTTAATGAACCGCATGGATTCTTCAAGCTAATAGTAGGGAAAGACGGAAAAATATTAGGAGCCCATATGGTCGGTGAGGGTGCAACGGAGGTCATAAACACAATAAGCATGGCTATGGAATTATCATCAACCGTTAATTCGTTATATCCAGTAACTTTCTCACATCCCACTGTGACTGAAGTAATAAGCGAAGCAGTGCAAAGAGCGGTGGCAGGAGAAATGTACTAAATGGAAAAAATACATAAACCCGCACATATGTATCTCACGATAGCGTGAATGATAAAGAAAGGAAGGAGGTCAGGAAGTTATTTAAGCTCCTTTTTTTCGCAAGCCGTGGAGGTTTGACCAGACTAAAGATTGTAAGGCTCCTTGAAGAGTCCCCAATGAATGCTAATAAGATAGCCTCATCATTGAACCTGGATTACAAAACTGTCATACACCATCTGGAGGTTCTGATATCTAACGGACTAGTTTATAAAGAAAATGATAAATACGGTGCACTTTACAAAATTACCTCCTTCTTCAACATGTATTTAGACGTGCTCAAGGAATTGGAGGGAATGGAGAAAAAAAGGAAAGCTTAATTTGCTCATTGATATTTGATGTTACTCCTTTTAAACCTTTTAACCCAATCATATTCTCGTGTTCGGTAAGAAGAAAGCAACTTTGGCTGATGTTTTGACAAACATAAAGATAGCAAGAAACAGAGTAAGGATTTACAAGAATAGAATGAAGGATAGAATCGAAAAATACAATCAAATGTCAGAGAGAAATTTCGGTAGGTTTACTGCTGTGTCAATAGAGTATATGAAGGAAGCCGAACAGCTTCAGAGGATTATTCAATTCTTGAACACCATTGACATACTTTTAGAGATGGCGGAAATCAAAATAGAGACAATAATCTATATAGGGTATATAGTTAATGAGGCACCTGCAGTTATGGAAGCTATTAGGGAACTTAAGAAACAGATGGGAGGGGTTCCTGAGCTTTCCGTGATGTTGGAGGATATCTATGCTGGCTTTTATGCCTCGTTGGATATGCCTCAGGATATGAAAATAAGGTCCACTGAGGAAGGTAAGAAGGTATTAGAGGAGGCACAAAAGATCTCGGAATCCAGAGAGGAGAAGCTTATAAGTTAGAATGCTATATAGTAGCCTTGAAAATATGGTAAACTACATCACGAGAAAAATTCAACTAACTGGAGGATCAACCTACATAGTTTCTTTGCCTAAGGAATGGGTTAAAGCTCTATCACTGAAGGCTGGAGATGAAGTTCAGATAATGGAAGATTCTGATCTTAAATTGGTAGTGATACCAAAGAACAGTGACAGAAAGGAAGTTGAGAAAAGGAAGACTCTTTTATGCGAAAACATGGTAGCTGAGGCAATAGTCAGGGAATTCATTGCATACTACATGGCTGGGTATTCTCAAGTTACTATATCATGCAAGAAAATGAAAGGAGAGGATAGAGCATACATTAAGGATGTAGTTAGAAGGAGACTCCTTGGTGCTGAAGTAATTGAGGAGGACGTGTCTAGCCTCACCGTTCAGTTTTTAATAAATGAAAAGGATCTTCCAATTACAAAGGCAATAGGTAGGGCTTACACCATATCCCATAACATGCTAAAGGACGCGTTAATGTCGATAGAAGATCAAGACTCCGAACTTGCAAGGGAGATATTAGGAAGGGACGATGAAGTAGATAGATTCTTCTTTTACGTTGCTAGGCAACTTACGTTATCCGTATCTTCGCTAAATATACTAACTGAAGAAGGATATAACCTTACTCAGGTTGTGGACCTATATTCCGTGGTTAAATCCGTGGAGAGGGTCGCAGACCACGCCGGAAGAATAGCTGAAAACATACCTAACCTTCAAGGCATAGTTCACAGAAAAGAGATAATGGAGGCAGGAAAGATGAGTATGGACTTTTATGAAAAGAGCGTGAGCGGGTTCATGAATGAGAGAAAGGAGATGGCACATGACGTGATAGGAAACAACATGAAGGCTTTCGATATGGTAGTTTCAACCTCTAACTTACTGTTAAAGGACGAGAAAGACGTGAAGGCCACCTCTTCAGGAATAATGGTACTTGATTCCTTCAGAAGAATAATGAGGTATTCTATAGATATCGCTGAGGCTACCATAGACTTGATATCTAAATCAATTGAAATGAATAGAACTTCAGAAAGTTAGGAAAACTTAGACCTTTATACGCAGAAATGAGGTCATTCATCGTCTTGGATTTCTTAACCTTTTCCCTAAGATCCTTAAGTACGTTTCTGTCCTCTTCTGTATAAACTCCCTCTCGCAGGAAGATACTTACGCACTGATTGTTCATAACCGCTATAACAACATAACCCTTTATGAAAAGCGAATCCGCAGTCTCTATATCTTTATGAGAAAATAGGCAAACTCCTGGATGAGTGTGGACTGACGCTATCGCTCTAGGCATTGGCATGTTTACTTTCTTCTCATCTCCCTCAAATACTACGAAATCCCCGCTCTCCAAAACTATGCTAAGGAACTCGATTTCGTTCCCAAGAGTTCTTGTAGCATAAGGGTACATTTCCTCCCTTAAGAATTTCAGGTAATATTCCATTATCTTCCTATAGATCATGAAATATGTGTCGTTTTTGGAGCCAACTTTCACACGCTCGGAGGTTACCATTGACTCCTGGGGCACATAAAGATATTCGTAGTCTGTAGTAGGGACTACCTCGAATTCCTCATGAATGTCTTCAGCTTCGGTAACTAAGTCGTAAAGTTTAGACATCTCTTGGGTATACTTATTGTTTCCCAGCTTTTGTTCCTTTACAATTCAACACCTCTCTTTCCTGATTCTCCGAGATGAATTTTAGATTATTCAGAGGGTCACCTGAGGAGAATATGCTTCTTCCAACTATCTCATAAGTTGCACCGTTACATATGGCACTCCCAAAGGGAGCTCCCTGAGTGCCAACTCCAGGAGATATTATTACCTTCGAGGGAAACTTTTCTCTAAATTGAGATATAACTTTATCTCTAGTTGCAGGGGCAACTATACCAAACGGATCAACATCAAGTATAACCTTAGTTGTATACGAATTCAAGGAATCATCCCAACCCTCATGAGACATTGCGCCTAAAAGGTATAGTTTCTTTCCATTTGCGTCTAAAAACCTTTTAAGATCAAGGAGAGCTCCCTTCGATCCTATTACGGAGTGTGCTATGAATGAGTCCGCGAAACTTAACCGTGATACTATTCCTTGCATAATCGGAGCAATGTCAGCTAACTTGAAATCAACTACGATTTCCTCAACGTCCAATCCCTTTAAAAGGTCTTTAACTCCTTGTACGCCTAGATCCAAAGTTAAACCTAATCCTACCTTTAAACCATGAACCTTAGGAGACAATTCCTCCAAAATTTCCCTTTTAACTGGGAAGTCCAAAGCTAAGATGAACCTAGACTGGGGCATCTTTTTTACCTCAAGTTATTTTCCAAATACTCTTTTATCGCCTTCCTTTCCCCTTCCTTAATTTTGTCCGAAGATAGAAGCGATTCCAATATCTGGTTTATGGTAAAGACGCTTACCAAGGTTACGCCTATTTCCCTAAGTTTCTCCCAAGCTCCTTCGGTTCTGTCTATTATCACAATAGCGTTTTCCACTATTCCTCCGCTTTCCCTTACCTTATTCACAGCTGACACTAGAGATCCTCCAGTAGTTGAAACGTCGTCCACTACCAGAACTTTTCTGCCTTCAACGTAACCCTCAACTAATCTATCCGTTCCATGACCTTTTTTCTCTGGTCTAACATAACCCATTGGTTTCCTCATTTTGCATGCAAGGAAAGACGCAAACGGAACTCCGCCTGTAGCTACTCCGACTATCATATCAAATTCGATTCCCTTAATAGCTTCAACAGCCTTCTCGACCACGTCAAAGAATTCCAGATAGCTTGGTAGAGATCTCATATCCAGATAATAAGGACTCACCTTTCCAGAGTTCAGGACGAAGTTGCCCAACAGCAGGATTTTCCTGTCTAGTAAGAAGTTGGCTAAGTCCATGGGGGTCTTTCTGTAAAAGAATTTAAATATCCTCCGTCTTTAGTTGCTAAGGGCATTGTTGCCTAAACATGTTATTTCGTCACTCGATCTAAGTAAAGAAGAAATCGAATTGATTTTCGATGAGGCAGATAGATACGAAAAGTTAAACAGAACGTCTAAGGAATTGGAGGGTAAAGTAGTTG
It includes:
- a CDS encoding PhoU domain-containing protein yields the protein MVNYITRKIQLTGGSTYIVSLPKEWVKALSLKAGDEVQIMEDSDLKLVVIPKNSDRKEVEKRKTLLCENMVAEAIVREFIAYYMAGYSQVTISCKKMKGEDRAYIKDVVRRRLLGAEVIEEDVSSLTVQFLINEKDLPITKAIGRAYTISHNMLKDALMSIEDQDSELAREILGRDDEVDRFFFYVARQLTLSVSSLNILTEEGYNLTQVVDLYSVVKSVERVADHAGRIAENIPNLQGIVHRKEIMEAGKMSMDFYEKSVSGFMNERKEMAHDVIGNNMKAFDMVVSTSNLLLKDEKDVKATSSGIMVLDSFRRIMRYSIDIAEATIDLISKSIEMNRTSES
- a CDS encoding orotidine 5'-phosphate decarboxylase, with amino-acid sequence MPQSRFILALDFPVKREILEELSPKVHGLKVGLGLTLDLGVQGVKDLLKGLDVEEIVVDFKLADIAPIMQGIVSRLSFADSFIAHSVIGSKGALLDLKRFLDANGKKLYLLGAMSHEGWDDSLNSYTTKVILDVDPFGIVAPATRDKVISQFREKFPSKVIISPGVGTQGAPFGSAICNGATYEIVGRSIFSSGDPLNNLKFISENQEREVLNCKGTKAGKQ
- the pyrE gene encoding orotate phosphoribosyltransferase; this translates as MDLANFLLDRKILLLGNFVLNSGKVSPYYLDMRSLPSYLEFFDVVEKAVEAIKGIEFDMIVGVATGGVPFASFLACKMRKPMGYVRPEKKGHGTDRLVEGYVEGRKVLVVDDVSTTGGSLVSAVNKVRESGGIVENAIVIIDRTEGAWEKLREIGVTLVSVFTINQILESLLSSDKIKEGERKAIKEYLENNLR